In a single window of the Bradyrhizobium sp. ORS 285 genome:
- the cobO gene encoding cob(I)yrinic acid a,c-diamide adenosyltransferase, translating to MTESADDSRHKAKMENRKAVQDAEVASKTVEKGLLIVHTGKGKGKSTAAWGLMLRALGRGLRIGVVQFGKGAWETGERKAIATFGDQVSWHTLGEGFTWETQDRARDVAAAERAWAKAKELMADPSIRLLILDELNIALRYDHLPIGDVVATLAARRPDLHVVVTGRNAKPELIEAADLVTEMTLVKHHFSAGVKAQEGIEF from the coding sequence ATGACCGAGAGCGCCGACGATTCGCGCCACAAGGCCAAGATGGAGAACCGCAAGGCGGTGCAGGATGCCGAGGTCGCGTCGAAGACCGTCGAGAAAGGCCTGCTGATCGTCCACACCGGCAAAGGCAAAGGCAAATCGACGGCAGCCTGGGGCCTGATGCTGCGCGCGCTCGGCCGCGGCCTCCGCATCGGCGTGGTGCAGTTCGGCAAGGGCGCGTGGGAGACCGGCGAGCGCAAGGCGATCGCGACGTTCGGCGATCAAGTATCGTGGCACACGCTCGGCGAGGGCTTCACCTGGGAAACACAAGATCGCGCCCGCGACGTCGCGGCGGCCGAACGCGCCTGGGCCAAGGCGAAGGAGCTGATGGCCGATCCATCGATCCGGCTGTTGATCCTTGACGAGCTCAACATCGCGCTGCGCTATGATCATCTGCCGATCGGCGACGTCGTCGCGACGCTGGCCGCGCGCCGTCCCGATCTCCACGTCGTGGTCACCGGACGCAACGCCAAGCCCGAGTTGATCGAGGCGGCCGACCTCGTCACCGAAATGACTCTGGTCAAGCACCACTTCTCGGCCGGCGTGAAGGCCCAGGAAGGCATCGAGTTCTAG